Proteins from one Oncorhynchus masou masou isolate Uvic2021 chromosome 12, UVic_Omas_1.1, whole genome shotgun sequence genomic window:
- the alg13 gene encoding putative bifunctional UDP-N-acetylglucosamine transferase and deubiquitinase ALG13 isoform X3 yields MQKALKKYFVNMDEYLASIGLYRKMMARDASCLFRAVSEQLYYSQNFQQKIRKDCVTFMRANRCDFEPFVEGSFEKYLERLEDPTETAGQVEIKALSLLYRRCFLIYRYPGKPPTEITEKEYVEKILLCCSNNGHYDIVYPRNYPIDAALCQALLYELLYTQVLGVEEGELQGALEGFRGGGRRYRNSLSVCSEDAGYDTPEDRVQTQRDDWELNGYNRTEDKARPGAEEAKTPDGPAKLSLPYKVLKALDSEMYRNVEFDVWHDSRKEMQKTDYMVFAGRQYFLGDKCQVRLDPKGKYYNAFIQEVGTHPSAVTVFIEELGEKHLVSLTNLKPVNPVPAWNITPSRKGPSYSRLEQYPGEMDSEVRGRRRFFKKPRGKEMLMVTYNRSQPPRFRPGPGSIPPGRAPGMYAPAPPPGTLPYEQYHPHHPPRPPRGYGPPRHHFIGPEAAYYPHPGKRCYQSFDNYSFSRSRRQMHAVNKECQFSYVPEADEEAQDMEGTITFYEIEDGDETPFPPLPGQAVANPMVPAPPTYWMQRGLSPIPMSGKQAMNSSEEDADERSNGGDQGEYSEEYIYTAQDPGFQSPSMYAAAESTANLTIEEGGSRAGSPQEGVATYSYSQQVVVKSAVITSSQAVSTAPAAIFTTNSSSASSSQIPPAPMAPPSSHPEGAPMPPHTMGRPVLSMQFPPSSPWFVNDMGEAVSASPPPPYSYDPNGNDLPRDCKVIQYYFNLGVQWYQQSYWQSMVQMQQVYQQPAASPPSDHTVPQSYPEPGRTGPDGQGDIPANGNPLVMDPPSAGAPGIVFYPLVQDQCSQPPLHTYEPYVPMLSATYHYLTPWNSGPAQPRVLASYCPSNHPVNYVTAPTHQGHFIPPSM; encoded by the exons TTTGTTGAAGGGTCATTTGAGAAGTATCTGGAACGTCTGGAGGACCCCACG GAAACTGCTGGACAAGTTGAGATAAAGGCATTGTCGTTGTTGTACAG GCGGTGCTTCCTCATATACAGGTACCCTGGGAAGCCACCAACTGAGATAACTGAGAAAGAGTACGTGGAGAAG ATTTTGCTGTGTTGCTCCAACAATGGCCACTATGACATTGTGTATCCCAGGAACTACCCAATCGATGCAGCGCTGTGTCAGG CTCTGTTGTATGAACTGCTGTACACGCAAGTCCTTGGTGTTGAGGAGGGGGAGTTGCAGGGAGCTTTGGAGGGGTTCCGTGGAGGAGGTCGTCGCTATAGGAACAGCCTATCAGTGTGCAGTGAGGACGCAGGCTATGACACCCCTGAGGACAGGGTTCAGACTCAGAG GGACGATTGGGAGCTCAATGGGTACAATCGCACAGAGGACAAAGCCAGGCCTGGAGCAGAGGAAGCAAAG ACTCCAGATGGACCAGCAAAACTTTCTCTCCCGTATAAGGTGCTCAAAGCACTGGATTCTGAGATGTACAGAAATGTAGAGTTTGATGTATGGCATGACAGTCGCAAAG AAATGCAGAAGACTGATTACATGGTGTTTGCTGGAAGACAGTACTTCTTGGGAGATAAGTGTCAG GTTCGTCTCGACCCCAAAGGGAAGTATTATAATGCCTTCATTCAGGAGGTGGGCACTCACCCCAGCGCTGTGACAGTGTTCATCGAAGAGCTTGGAGAAAA ACATCTTGTGTCTCTGACTAACTTGAAGCCAGTGAACCCTGTCCCTGCCTGGAACATCACCCCAAGCCGCAAGGGACCATCATACAGCAGGCTTGAGCAGTATCCTGGAGAGATGG aCTCCGAGGTGAGAGGCCGGCGGCGCTTCTTTAAGAAGCCCAGAGGGAAGGAGATGCTGATGGTGACTTACAATCGATCCCAGCCTCCCCGCTTTCGGCCAGGCCCTGGCAGCATACCCCCTGGGCGCGCCCCTGGCATGTATGCCCCCGCACCACCACCAGGGACACTGCCCTATGAACAGTATCACCCACATCATCCACCTAGGCCCCCGCGAGGATATGGCCCACCCAG GCATCACTTTATTGGGCCAGAGGCGGCATACTACCCTCACCCAGGAAAACGCTGCTACCAGAGCTTCGACAACTACTCATTCAG CCGAAGCAGGCGCCAGATGCATGCTGTCAACAAAGAGTGCCAGTTCAGCTATGTCCCCGAGGCTGACGAGGAGGCACAGGACATGGAAGGAACAATCACCTTCTACGAGATTGAGGACGGAGATGAGACCCCTTTCCCTCCCTTGCCG GGACAGGCTGTAGCAAACCCTATGGTTCCAGCACCCCCTACCTACTGGATGCAGCGGGGGCTGAGTCCCATTCCCATGTCTGGCAAACAGGCCATGAACTCATCAGAGGAGGACGCTGATGAGAGGAGCAATGGTGGCGACCAGG GTGAATATTCGGAGGAGTACATCTATACTGCTCAAG ACCCAGGGTTCCAGAGCCCGTCTATGTATGCTGCGGCAGAGTCCACTGCCAACCTG ACCATTGAAGAGGGAGGATCTCGTGCTGGCTCGCCACAAGAGGGCGTAGCTACCTACAGCTACTCACAGCAG GTGGTGGTGAAGTCCGCAGTTATCACCTCTTCACAGGCTGTAAGCACAGCTCCAGCAGCTATCTTTACCACCAACTCCTCTTCAGCTAGCAGCTCTCAGATCCCCCCAGCACCAATGGCTCCACCCTCAAGCCATCCAGAGGGGGCTCCCATGCCTCCACACACTATGGGCAGACCAG TTTTATCCATGCAgtttcctccttcctctccctggtTTGTGAATGACATGGGGGAAGCAGTCAGCGCCTCACCCCCTCCACCATACTCCTATGACCCCAACGGCAATGACCTTCCACGAG ATTGCAAGGTCATCCAATATTACTTTAATTTAGGAGTCCAA TGGTACCAGCAGAGCTACTGGCAATCCATGGTGCAGATGCAGCAGGTGTATCAGCAGCCCgctgcctcccctccctctgaTCACACAGTCCCCCAGTCCTACCCAGAGCCTGGGAGAACTGGGCCTGATGGCCAGGGAGACATTCCTGCCAACG GCAACCCCCTGGTCATGGACCCTCCCTCAGCAGGAGCCCCAGGCATAGTGTTCTACCCCTTGGTTCAGGACCAGTGCAGCCAACCCCCCCTCCACACCTACGAGCCTTATGTTCCGATGCTTTCTGCCACCTACCACTACCTCACACCCTGGAACTCAGGTCCTGCCCAACCCCGTGTGCTTGCATCCTACTGCCCCTCCAATCACCCAGTCAACTATGTCACTGCACCCACACACCAAGGGCACTTTATCCCTCCCAGCATGTAA
- the alg13 gene encoding putative bifunctional UDP-N-acetylglucosamine transferase and deubiquitinase ALG13 isoform X4, translating into MQKALKKYFVNMDEYLASIGLYRKMMARDASCLFRAVSEQLYYSQNFQQKIRKDCVTFMRANRCDFEPFVEGSFEKYLERLEDPTETAGQVEIKALSLLYRRCFLIYRYPGKPPTEITEKEYVEKILLCCSNNGHYDIVYPRNYPIDAALCQALLYELLYTQVLGVEEGELQGALEGFRGGGRRYRNSLSVCSEDAGYDTPEDRVQTQRDDWELNGYNRTEDKARPGAEEAKTPDGPAKLSLPYKVLKALDSEMYRNVEFDVWHDSRKEMQKTDYMVFAGRQYFLGDKCQVRLDPKGKYYNAFIQEVGTHPSAVTVFIEELGEKHLVSLTNLKPVNPVPAWNITPSRKGPSYSRLEQYPGEMDSEVRGRRRFFKKPRGKEMLMVTYNRSQPPRFRPGPGSIPPGRAPGMYAPAPPPGTLPYEQYHPHHPPRPPRGYGPPRHHFIGPEAAYYPHPGKRCYQSFDNYSFRRQMHAVNKECQFSYVPEADEEAQDMEGTITFYEIEDGDETPFPPLPGQAVANPMVPAPPTYWMQRGLSPIPMSGKQAMNSSEEDADERSNGGDQGEYSEEYIYTAQDPGFQSPSMYAAAESTANLTIEEGGSRAGSPQEGVATYSYSQQVVVKSAVITSSQAVSTAPAAIFTTNSSSASSSQIPPAPMAPPSSHPEGAPMPPHTMGRPVLSMQFPPSSPWFVNDMGEAVSASPPPPYSYDPNGNDLPRDCKVIQYYFNLGVQWYQQSYWQSMVQMQQVYQQPAASPPSDHTVPQSYPEPGRTGPDGQGDIPANGNPLVMDPPSAGAPGIVFYPLVQDQCSQPPLHTYEPYVPMLSATYHYLTPWNSGPAQPRVLASYCPSNHPVNYVTAPTHQGHFIPPSM; encoded by the exons TTTGTTGAAGGGTCATTTGAGAAGTATCTGGAACGTCTGGAGGACCCCACG GAAACTGCTGGACAAGTTGAGATAAAGGCATTGTCGTTGTTGTACAG GCGGTGCTTCCTCATATACAGGTACCCTGGGAAGCCACCAACTGAGATAACTGAGAAAGAGTACGTGGAGAAG ATTTTGCTGTGTTGCTCCAACAATGGCCACTATGACATTGTGTATCCCAGGAACTACCCAATCGATGCAGCGCTGTGTCAGG CTCTGTTGTATGAACTGCTGTACACGCAAGTCCTTGGTGTTGAGGAGGGGGAGTTGCAGGGAGCTTTGGAGGGGTTCCGTGGAGGAGGTCGTCGCTATAGGAACAGCCTATCAGTGTGCAGTGAGGACGCAGGCTATGACACCCCTGAGGACAGGGTTCAGACTCAGAG GGACGATTGGGAGCTCAATGGGTACAATCGCACAGAGGACAAAGCCAGGCCTGGAGCAGAGGAAGCAAAG ACTCCAGATGGACCAGCAAAACTTTCTCTCCCGTATAAGGTGCTCAAAGCACTGGATTCTGAGATGTACAGAAATGTAGAGTTTGATGTATGGCATGACAGTCGCAAAG AAATGCAGAAGACTGATTACATGGTGTTTGCTGGAAGACAGTACTTCTTGGGAGATAAGTGTCAG GTTCGTCTCGACCCCAAAGGGAAGTATTATAATGCCTTCATTCAGGAGGTGGGCACTCACCCCAGCGCTGTGACAGTGTTCATCGAAGAGCTTGGAGAAAA ACATCTTGTGTCTCTGACTAACTTGAAGCCAGTGAACCCTGTCCCTGCCTGGAACATCACCCCAAGCCGCAAGGGACCATCATACAGCAGGCTTGAGCAGTATCCTGGAGAGATGG aCTCCGAGGTGAGAGGCCGGCGGCGCTTCTTTAAGAAGCCCAGAGGGAAGGAGATGCTGATGGTGACTTACAATCGATCCCAGCCTCCCCGCTTTCGGCCAGGCCCTGGCAGCATACCCCCTGGGCGCGCCCCTGGCATGTATGCCCCCGCACCACCACCAGGGACACTGCCCTATGAACAGTATCACCCACATCATCCACCTAGGCCCCCGCGAGGATATGGCCCACCCAG GCATCACTTTATTGGGCCAGAGGCGGCATACTACCCTCACCCAGGAAAACGCTGCTACCAGAGCTTCGACAACTACTCATTCAG GCGCCAGATGCATGCTGTCAACAAAGAGTGCCAGTTCAGCTATGTCCCCGAGGCTGACGAGGAGGCACAGGACATGGAAGGAACAATCACCTTCTACGAGATTGAGGACGGAGATGAGACCCCTTTCCCTCCCTTGCCG GGACAGGCTGTAGCAAACCCTATGGTTCCAGCACCCCCTACCTACTGGATGCAGCGGGGGCTGAGTCCCATTCCCATGTCTGGCAAACAGGCCATGAACTCATCAGAGGAGGACGCTGATGAGAGGAGCAATGGTGGCGACCAGG GTGAATATTCGGAGGAGTACATCTATACTGCTCAAG ACCCAGGGTTCCAGAGCCCGTCTATGTATGCTGCGGCAGAGTCCACTGCCAACCTG ACCATTGAAGAGGGAGGATCTCGTGCTGGCTCGCCACAAGAGGGCGTAGCTACCTACAGCTACTCACAGCAG GTGGTGGTGAAGTCCGCAGTTATCACCTCTTCACAGGCTGTAAGCACAGCTCCAGCAGCTATCTTTACCACCAACTCCTCTTCAGCTAGCAGCTCTCAGATCCCCCCAGCACCAATGGCTCCACCCTCAAGCCATCCAGAGGGGGCTCCCATGCCTCCACACACTATGGGCAGACCAG TTTTATCCATGCAgtttcctccttcctctccctggtTTGTGAATGACATGGGGGAAGCAGTCAGCGCCTCACCCCCTCCACCATACTCCTATGACCCCAACGGCAATGACCTTCCACGAG ATTGCAAGGTCATCCAATATTACTTTAATTTAGGAGTCCAA TGGTACCAGCAGAGCTACTGGCAATCCATGGTGCAGATGCAGCAGGTGTATCAGCAGCCCgctgcctcccctccctctgaTCACACAGTCCCCCAGTCCTACCCAGAGCCTGGGAGAACTGGGCCTGATGGCCAGGGAGACATTCCTGCCAACG GCAACCCCCTGGTCATGGACCCTCCCTCAGCAGGAGCCCCAGGCATAGTGTTCTACCCCTTGGTTCAGGACCAGTGCAGCCAACCCCCCCTCCACACCTACGAGCCTTATGTTCCGATGCTTTCTGCCACCTACCACTACCTCACACCCTGGAACTCAGGTCCTGCCCAACCCCGTGTGCTTGCATCCTACTGCCCCTCCAATCACCCAGTCAACTATGTCACTGCACCCACACACCAAGGGCACTTTATCCCTCCCAGCATGTAA
- the alg13 gene encoding putative bifunctional UDP-N-acetylglucosamine transferase and deubiquitinase ALG13 isoform X1 yields MQKALKKYFVNMDEYLASIGLYRKMMARDASCLFRAVSEQLYYSQNFQQKIRKDCVTFMRANRCDFEPFVEGSFEKYLERLEDPTETAGQVEIKALSLLYRRCFLIYRYPGKPPTEITEKEYVEKILLCCSNNGHYDIVYPRNYPIDAALCQALLYELLYTQVLGVEEGELQGALEGFRGGGRRYRNSLSVCSEDAGYDTPEDRVQTQRDDWELNGYNRTEDKARPGAEEAKTPDGPAKLSLPYKVLKALDSEMYRNVEFDVWHDSRKEMQKTDYMVFAGRQYFLGDKCQVRLDPKGKYYNAFIQEVGTHPSAVTVFIEELGEKHLVSLTNLKPVNPVPAWNITPSRKGPSYSRLEQYPGEMDSEVRGRRRFFKKPRGKEMLMVTYNRSQPPRFRPGPGSIPPGRAPGMYAPAPPPGTLPYEQYHPHHPPRPPRGYGPPRHHFIGPEAAYYPHPGKRCYQSFDNYSFRSRSCSRSRRQMHAVNKECQFSYVPEADEEAQDMEGTITFYEIEDGDETPFPPLPGQAVANPMVPAPPTYWMQRGLSPIPMSGKQAMNSSEEDADERSNGGDQGEYSEEYIYTAQDPGFQSPSMYAAAESTANLTIEEGGSRAGSPQEGVATYSYSQQVVVKSAVITSSQAVSTAPAAIFTTNSSSASSSQIPPAPMAPPSSHPEGAPMPPHTMGRPVLSMQFPPSSPWFVNDMGEAVSASPPPPYSYDPNGNDLPRDCKVIQYYFNLGVQWYQQSYWQSMVQMQQVYQQPAASPPSDHTVPQSYPEPGRTGPDGQGDIPANGNPLVMDPPSAGAPGIVFYPLVQDQCSQPPLHTYEPYVPMLSATYHYLTPWNSGPAQPRVLASYCPSNHPVNYVTAPTHQGHFIPPSM; encoded by the exons TTTGTTGAAGGGTCATTTGAGAAGTATCTGGAACGTCTGGAGGACCCCACG GAAACTGCTGGACAAGTTGAGATAAAGGCATTGTCGTTGTTGTACAG GCGGTGCTTCCTCATATACAGGTACCCTGGGAAGCCACCAACTGAGATAACTGAGAAAGAGTACGTGGAGAAG ATTTTGCTGTGTTGCTCCAACAATGGCCACTATGACATTGTGTATCCCAGGAACTACCCAATCGATGCAGCGCTGTGTCAGG CTCTGTTGTATGAACTGCTGTACACGCAAGTCCTTGGTGTTGAGGAGGGGGAGTTGCAGGGAGCTTTGGAGGGGTTCCGTGGAGGAGGTCGTCGCTATAGGAACAGCCTATCAGTGTGCAGTGAGGACGCAGGCTATGACACCCCTGAGGACAGGGTTCAGACTCAGAG GGACGATTGGGAGCTCAATGGGTACAATCGCACAGAGGACAAAGCCAGGCCTGGAGCAGAGGAAGCAAAG ACTCCAGATGGACCAGCAAAACTTTCTCTCCCGTATAAGGTGCTCAAAGCACTGGATTCTGAGATGTACAGAAATGTAGAGTTTGATGTATGGCATGACAGTCGCAAAG AAATGCAGAAGACTGATTACATGGTGTTTGCTGGAAGACAGTACTTCTTGGGAGATAAGTGTCAG GTTCGTCTCGACCCCAAAGGGAAGTATTATAATGCCTTCATTCAGGAGGTGGGCACTCACCCCAGCGCTGTGACAGTGTTCATCGAAGAGCTTGGAGAAAA ACATCTTGTGTCTCTGACTAACTTGAAGCCAGTGAACCCTGTCCCTGCCTGGAACATCACCCCAAGCCGCAAGGGACCATCATACAGCAGGCTTGAGCAGTATCCTGGAGAGATGG aCTCCGAGGTGAGAGGCCGGCGGCGCTTCTTTAAGAAGCCCAGAGGGAAGGAGATGCTGATGGTGACTTACAATCGATCCCAGCCTCCCCGCTTTCGGCCAGGCCCTGGCAGCATACCCCCTGGGCGCGCCCCTGGCATGTATGCCCCCGCACCACCACCAGGGACACTGCCCTATGAACAGTATCACCCACATCATCCACCTAGGCCCCCGCGAGGATATGGCCCACCCAG GCATCACTTTATTGGGCCAGAGGCGGCATACTACCCTCACCCAGGAAAACGCTGCTACCAGAGCTTCGACAACTACTCATTCAGGTCACG CTCTTGCAGCCGAAGCAGGCGCCAGATGCATGCTGTCAACAAAGAGTGCCAGTTCAGCTATGTCCCCGAGGCTGACGAGGAGGCACAGGACATGGAAGGAACAATCACCTTCTACGAGATTGAGGACGGAGATGAGACCCCTTTCCCTCCCTTGCCG GGACAGGCTGTAGCAAACCCTATGGTTCCAGCACCCCCTACCTACTGGATGCAGCGGGGGCTGAGTCCCATTCCCATGTCTGGCAAACAGGCCATGAACTCATCAGAGGAGGACGCTGATGAGAGGAGCAATGGTGGCGACCAGG GTGAATATTCGGAGGAGTACATCTATACTGCTCAAG ACCCAGGGTTCCAGAGCCCGTCTATGTATGCTGCGGCAGAGTCCACTGCCAACCTG ACCATTGAAGAGGGAGGATCTCGTGCTGGCTCGCCACAAGAGGGCGTAGCTACCTACAGCTACTCACAGCAG GTGGTGGTGAAGTCCGCAGTTATCACCTCTTCACAGGCTGTAAGCACAGCTCCAGCAGCTATCTTTACCACCAACTCCTCTTCAGCTAGCAGCTCTCAGATCCCCCCAGCACCAATGGCTCCACCCTCAAGCCATCCAGAGGGGGCTCCCATGCCTCCACACACTATGGGCAGACCAG TTTTATCCATGCAgtttcctccttcctctccctggtTTGTGAATGACATGGGGGAAGCAGTCAGCGCCTCACCCCCTCCACCATACTCCTATGACCCCAACGGCAATGACCTTCCACGAG ATTGCAAGGTCATCCAATATTACTTTAATTTAGGAGTCCAA TGGTACCAGCAGAGCTACTGGCAATCCATGGTGCAGATGCAGCAGGTGTATCAGCAGCCCgctgcctcccctccctctgaTCACACAGTCCCCCAGTCCTACCCAGAGCCTGGGAGAACTGGGCCTGATGGCCAGGGAGACATTCCTGCCAACG GCAACCCCCTGGTCATGGACCCTCCCTCAGCAGGAGCCCCAGGCATAGTGTTCTACCCCTTGGTTCAGGACCAGTGCAGCCAACCCCCCCTCCACACCTACGAGCCTTATGTTCCGATGCTTTCTGCCACCTACCACTACCTCACACCCTGGAACTCAGGTCCTGCCCAACCCCGTGTGCTTGCATCCTACTGCCCCTCCAATCACCCAGTCAACTATGTCACTGCACCCACACACCAAGGGCACTTTATCCCTCCCAGCATGTAA
- the alg13 gene encoding putative bifunctional UDP-N-acetylglucosamine transferase and deubiquitinase ALG13 isoform X2, with amino-acid sequence MQKALKKYFVNMDEYLASIGLYRKMMARDASCLFRAVSEQLYYSQNFQQKIRKDCVTFMRANRCDFEPFVEGSFEKYLERLEDPTETAGQVEIKALSLLYRRCFLIYRYPGKPPTEITEKEYVEKILLCCSNNGHYDIVYPRNYPIDAALCQALLYELLYTQVLGVEEGELQGALEGFRGGGRRYRNSLSVCSEDAGYDTPEDRVQTQRDDWELNGYNRTEDKARPGAEEAKTPDGPAKLSLPYKVLKALDSEMYRNVEFDVWHDSRKEMQKTDYMVFAGRQYFLGDKCQVRLDPKGKYYNAFIQEVGTHPSAVTVFIEELGEKHLVSLTNLKPVNPVPAWNITPSRKGPSYSRLEQYPGEMDSEVRGRRRFFKKPRGKEMLMVTYNRSQPPRFRPGPGSIPPGRAPGMYAPAPPPGTLPYEQYHPHHPPRPPRGYGPPRHHFIGPEAAYYPHPGKRCYQSFDNYSFRSRRSRRQMHAVNKECQFSYVPEADEEAQDMEGTITFYEIEDGDETPFPPLPGQAVANPMVPAPPTYWMQRGLSPIPMSGKQAMNSSEEDADERSNGGDQGEYSEEYIYTAQDPGFQSPSMYAAAESTANLTIEEGGSRAGSPQEGVATYSYSQQVVVKSAVITSSQAVSTAPAAIFTTNSSSASSSQIPPAPMAPPSSHPEGAPMPPHTMGRPVLSMQFPPSSPWFVNDMGEAVSASPPPPYSYDPNGNDLPRDCKVIQYYFNLGVQWYQQSYWQSMVQMQQVYQQPAASPPSDHTVPQSYPEPGRTGPDGQGDIPANGNPLVMDPPSAGAPGIVFYPLVQDQCSQPPLHTYEPYVPMLSATYHYLTPWNSGPAQPRVLASYCPSNHPVNYVTAPTHQGHFIPPSM; translated from the exons TTTGTTGAAGGGTCATTTGAGAAGTATCTGGAACGTCTGGAGGACCCCACG GAAACTGCTGGACAAGTTGAGATAAAGGCATTGTCGTTGTTGTACAG GCGGTGCTTCCTCATATACAGGTACCCTGGGAAGCCACCAACTGAGATAACTGAGAAAGAGTACGTGGAGAAG ATTTTGCTGTGTTGCTCCAACAATGGCCACTATGACATTGTGTATCCCAGGAACTACCCAATCGATGCAGCGCTGTGTCAGG CTCTGTTGTATGAACTGCTGTACACGCAAGTCCTTGGTGTTGAGGAGGGGGAGTTGCAGGGAGCTTTGGAGGGGTTCCGTGGAGGAGGTCGTCGCTATAGGAACAGCCTATCAGTGTGCAGTGAGGACGCAGGCTATGACACCCCTGAGGACAGGGTTCAGACTCAGAG GGACGATTGGGAGCTCAATGGGTACAATCGCACAGAGGACAAAGCCAGGCCTGGAGCAGAGGAAGCAAAG ACTCCAGATGGACCAGCAAAACTTTCTCTCCCGTATAAGGTGCTCAAAGCACTGGATTCTGAGATGTACAGAAATGTAGAGTTTGATGTATGGCATGACAGTCGCAAAG AAATGCAGAAGACTGATTACATGGTGTTTGCTGGAAGACAGTACTTCTTGGGAGATAAGTGTCAG GTTCGTCTCGACCCCAAAGGGAAGTATTATAATGCCTTCATTCAGGAGGTGGGCACTCACCCCAGCGCTGTGACAGTGTTCATCGAAGAGCTTGGAGAAAA ACATCTTGTGTCTCTGACTAACTTGAAGCCAGTGAACCCTGTCCCTGCCTGGAACATCACCCCAAGCCGCAAGGGACCATCATACAGCAGGCTTGAGCAGTATCCTGGAGAGATGG aCTCCGAGGTGAGAGGCCGGCGGCGCTTCTTTAAGAAGCCCAGAGGGAAGGAGATGCTGATGGTGACTTACAATCGATCCCAGCCTCCCCGCTTTCGGCCAGGCCCTGGCAGCATACCCCCTGGGCGCGCCCCTGGCATGTATGCCCCCGCACCACCACCAGGGACACTGCCCTATGAACAGTATCACCCACATCATCCACCTAGGCCCCCGCGAGGATATGGCCCACCCAG GCATCACTTTATTGGGCCAGAGGCGGCATACTACCCTCACCCAGGAAAACGCTGCTACCAGAGCTTCGACAACTACTCATTCAGGTCACG CCGAAGCAGGCGCCAGATGCATGCTGTCAACAAAGAGTGCCAGTTCAGCTATGTCCCCGAGGCTGACGAGGAGGCACAGGACATGGAAGGAACAATCACCTTCTACGAGATTGAGGACGGAGATGAGACCCCTTTCCCTCCCTTGCCG GGACAGGCTGTAGCAAACCCTATGGTTCCAGCACCCCCTACCTACTGGATGCAGCGGGGGCTGAGTCCCATTCCCATGTCTGGCAAACAGGCCATGAACTCATCAGAGGAGGACGCTGATGAGAGGAGCAATGGTGGCGACCAGG GTGAATATTCGGAGGAGTACATCTATACTGCTCAAG ACCCAGGGTTCCAGAGCCCGTCTATGTATGCTGCGGCAGAGTCCACTGCCAACCTG ACCATTGAAGAGGGAGGATCTCGTGCTGGCTCGCCACAAGAGGGCGTAGCTACCTACAGCTACTCACAGCAG GTGGTGGTGAAGTCCGCAGTTATCACCTCTTCACAGGCTGTAAGCACAGCTCCAGCAGCTATCTTTACCACCAACTCCTCTTCAGCTAGCAGCTCTCAGATCCCCCCAGCACCAATGGCTCCACCCTCAAGCCATCCAGAGGGGGCTCCCATGCCTCCACACACTATGGGCAGACCAG TTTTATCCATGCAgtttcctccttcctctccctggtTTGTGAATGACATGGGGGAAGCAGTCAGCGCCTCACCCCCTCCACCATACTCCTATGACCCCAACGGCAATGACCTTCCACGAG ATTGCAAGGTCATCCAATATTACTTTAATTTAGGAGTCCAA TGGTACCAGCAGAGCTACTGGCAATCCATGGTGCAGATGCAGCAGGTGTATCAGCAGCCCgctgcctcccctccctctgaTCACACAGTCCCCCAGTCCTACCCAGAGCCTGGGAGAACTGGGCCTGATGGCCAGGGAGACATTCCTGCCAACG GCAACCCCCTGGTCATGGACCCTCCCTCAGCAGGAGCCCCAGGCATAGTGTTCTACCCCTTGGTTCAGGACCAGTGCAGCCAACCCCCCCTCCACACCTACGAGCCTTATGTTCCGATGCTTTCTGCCACCTACCACTACCTCACACCCTGGAACTCAGGTCCTGCCCAACCCCGTGTGCTTGCATCCTACTGCCCCTCCAATCACCCAGTCAACTATGTCACTGCACCCACACACCAAGGGCACTTTATCCCTCCCAGCATGTAA